From Chaetodon auriga isolate fChaAug3 chromosome 10, fChaAug3.hap1, whole genome shotgun sequence, a single genomic window includes:
- the plekhg5b gene encoding pleckstrin homology domain-containing family G member 5 isoform X2, which translates to MTVCHHPDCLDLNNKSPLHLCESCDSRCHSENTDNMHFDRHPRFDLQPQASILARNVSTRSCPPRTSPPSDLEEEDEGSNDRGERKTGGMKLVKKKPRRRHTDDPSKECFSLKFDLNVDINTEIVPAMKKKTLREVLAPVFERNGIELSRVDLFLDQSNTPLSLNFEAYRFGGHYLKVKARQGDELKVEQGVKDLRSLSLPNMKPSAGQSPYILTPGSERVEHGSLGRRESVDLLGQARRRKNMTEFLGETNIPTPDALGQIGGSLPSVGAGPDSWKNRAASRFSGFFSSNAGAGPFGKELDRLEQLQSKLHSYTLFGLPKVPRQLSFHQDSWEEEEEETNLAMEDSWQMLLDNSETLTRRQFHQQEAIWELLHTEATYIKKLRVITDLFLCGLLNLQESGLLTEVEPAKLFSNIQEIVRLHTSLWNQVMLPVLEKARQARALLDPTDLQQGFRTFGSRFQPYIRYCMEEEGCMEYMRTLLRDNELFRTYVTWGETHKQCNRLKLADMVAKPHQRLTKYPLLLKSILKKTDEPSARDIVNSMVATVEGFINSVDSQMRQRQEQQKLATISARIDSYEAVEGSSEEVEKILKEYNRFDLMAPMRGISPEETRQLHLEGALRMKEGKDSRMDVHCVLFTDLLLITKPVKRVEKVKIIRQPLLIHNVVCKELKDPGSFILIYLNEFKSAVAAYTFQANSATQGRSWIDAICNVQNQLQRLRTEEVLRQQNSLKRCMQGEEEEEEEDESSNSTASSPCLRHKDQQNSSQSDGSTETLSVMDIDEPGEHQDPQAPNRNLEGTTEKDSDVAPLSERSEVQESESTSPRRVPSSVYSEHHQATGPDGEELDPQCRSLSMDSAYGTLSPESLLRELQPQQGQSEGEETEEEEGDREGEEAEQEEAGIEEVEEEEEEEEDAASVGSQLSVVQSSKPRRRPHVQPRLHCLQRLSTLALSRSEDNLLQRLHGKAPISHTHSLRAETQHRVMDTSSLAHSKSMSELGQNCLELFPSDLDQSDDCLSVSVSVPADKLCATLRRAEARRGHAAPAGTRDSSGSQSNSSDGETAPSACVDKRNESTAAGDSGEVTPKKRKSPAQQHKKLTLAQLYRIRTTLVLNSTLTASEV; encoded by the exons CCCGATTTGACTTACAACCTCAAG cCTCCATCCTGGCTCGGAACGTGTCCACACGCTCCTGTCCCCCGCGCACCAGCCCCCCCTCCGACctagaggaagaggatgaggggaGCAATGACCGCGG GGAGCGTAAAACAGGGGGGATGAAGTTGGTGAAAAAGAAGCCGCGGAGACGACACACTGAT GACCCCAGCAAGGAGTGCTTCAGCCTAAAGTTTGATCTCAACGtggacataaacacagaaattgTACCtgcaatgaaaaagaaaaccctGAG AGAGGTGCTAGCTCCAGTGTTCGAGAGGAACGGCATCGAGCTGTCCCGGGTCGACTTGTTCCTGGATCAGTCCAACACGCCGCTGTCCCTCAACTTCGAGGCGTATCGTTTTGGAGGACACTACCTCAAAGTCAAAG caCGGCAGGGCGATGAGCTGAAGGTGGAGCAGGGTGTGAAGGACCTGCGGTCGCTCAGCCTGCCCAACATGAAGCCGTCTGCGGGTCAGAGCCCCTACATCCTCACCCCGGGCAGCGAGAGGGTGGAGCATGGATCTCTGGGACGCCGGGAAAGCGTGGATCTGTTG GGTCAGGCGCGACGGAGGAAGAACATGACCGAGTTCTTGGGGGAGACCAACATTCCTACCCCGGATGCTCTGGGACAGATCGGCGGCTCTCTGCCCAGCGTCGGGGCCGGGCCCGACAGCTGGAAGAACCGCGCCGCCAGCCGCTTCAGCGGCTTCTTCAGCTCCAACGCTGGAGCAGGACCCTTCGGCAAG GAGCTGGACCgtctggagcagctgcagagcaaactCCACTCCTACACGTTGTTCGGGCTGCCCAAGGTGCCGCGGCAGCTCTCCTTCCACCAGGACtcctgggaggaggaggaggaggagaccaaCCTGGCCATGGAGGACAGCTGGCAGATGCTGCTGGACAACTCAGAG acaCTCACAAGGCGACAGTTCCACCAGCAGGAGGCGATATGggagctgctgcacacagaggCCACCTACATAAAGAAACTGCGAGTCATCACTGAT CTGTTCCTGTGCGGGCTGCTGAACCTGCAGGAGAGCGGCCTGCTGACGGAGGTGGAGCCCGCCAAGCTGTTCAGCAACATCCAGGAGATCGTCCGCCTCCACACGTCCCTGTGGAACCAGGTCATGCTGCCTGTGCTGGAGAAGGCCAGGCAGGCCCGCGCTCTGCTCGACcccactgacctgcagcagggCTTCAGGACG tttggCTCCAGGTTCCAGCCCTACATCCGTTActgcatggaggaggagggctgcaTGGAGTACATGCGCACGCTTCTCAGGGACAATGAGCTCTTCAGGACCTACGTCACG TGGGGAGAGACGCACAAGCAGTGTAACCGTCTGAAGCTGGCCGACATGGTGGCGAAGCCTCACCAGAGACTGACCAAATACCCGCTCCTGCTGAAGAGTATTCTGAAGAAGACGGACGAGCCGTCGGCCCGCGACATCGTCAACAGCATG gTGGCGACAGTCGAGGGCTTCATCAACAGCGTGGACTCTCAGATGCGACAGCGTCAGGAGCAACAGAAGCTGGCCACCATTTCTGCCCGCATAGACTCCTACGAGGCTGTGGAGGgcagcagtgaggaggtggagaag atcCTCAAGGAGTACAACCGCTTCGACCTGATGGCTCCCATGAGAGGAATATCACCGGAGGAGACGCGGCAGCTGCACCTGGAGGGAGCGCTGAGGATGAAAGAGGGCAAAGACAGTCGG ATGGACGTCCACTGTGTCCTGTTCACTGACCTGCTGCTAATTACCAAGCCGGTGAAAAGGGTGGAGAAAGTCAAAATCATCCGCCAGCCCCTCCTGATTCACAACGTCGTCTGTAAGGAACTCAAAGACCCTG GTTCATTCATCCTCATCTACCTCAATGAGTTCAAGAGTGCAGTGGCAGCCTACACTTTCCAAGCCAACAGCGCCACCCAGGGGCGAAGCTGGATCGATGCAATCTGCAACGTCCAG AACCAGCTCCAGAGGCTCCGCACCGAGGAGGTCCTCCGGCAGCAGAACAGCCTGAAGAGGTGTATgcagggtgaggaggaagaggaggaggaggatgagagcaGCAACTCCACTGCCAGCTCTCCATGCCTGAGGCACAAAGACCAGCAGAACTCAAG ccaatcagacggTTCCACGGAGACCCTGTCAGTGATGGACATTGACGAACCAGGCGAACACCAAGACCCTCAGGCCCCCAACAGAAACCTCGAGGGGACCACTGAAAAGGACTCTGATGTGGCTCCCCTGTCTGAAAGGTCTGAGGTCCAAGAGTCTGAGTCCACGAGCCCCCGCAGAGTTCCCTCCAGCGTTTACTCTGAGCACCATCAGGCGACGGGGCCTGATGGCGAGGAGCTGGACCCGCAGTGCCGCTCCCTCTCCATGGACAGCGCCTATGGTACCCTCTCCCCCGAGTCCCTCTTGAGAGAACTTCAGCCCCAGCAGGGccagagtgagggagaggagaccgaggaggaggagggggacagggaGGGCGAGGAGGCGGagcaggaagaggcaggaaTAGAGGAggtagaagaagaggaggaggaagaggaggatgctgcCTCAGTGGGGTCCCAGCTGTCAGTAGTCCAGTCCTCCAAACCTCGCCGGCGGCCTCACGTTCAGCCCCGACTCCACTGCCTCCAGAGGCTGTCCACGCTGGCCTTGTCCCGCTCCGAGGACAACCTGCTGCAGCGCCTCCACGGTAAAGCCCCCATatcccacacacactcgcttCGCGCTGAGACGCAGCACAGGGTCATGGACACGTCATCGCTGGCGCACAGCAAAAGCATGTCAGAGCTGGGCCAAAACTGCCTGGAGCTGTTCCCCAGTGACCTCGACCAGTCCGACGACTGCCTGAGCGTGAGCGTGAGCGTGCCCGCCGACAAACTGTGCGCCACCCTGAGGAGGGCGGAGGCCAGGCGCGGCCATGCGGCGCCGGCAGGGACACGCGACAGCAGCGGGTCCCAAAGCAACAGCTCAGACGGGGAAACGGCGCCGTCTGCGTGCGTGGACAAGAGAAACGAGTCGACAGCGGCCGGTGATTCGGGGGAAGTGACGCCCAAAAAGAGGAAATCACCGGCGCAGCAGCACAAGAAGCTGACGCTGGCTCAGCTGTACAGGATACGCACCACTCTGGTCCTCAACTCCACGCTCACTGCATC GGAGGTATAA